A single region of the Streptomyces sp. NBC_01803 genome encodes:
- a CDS encoding 3-oxoacyl-ACP synthase III family protein: protein MQHLGITDFGSYLPENVVAPDFFLDEDAPQDPLAALPLFKVPPTRRHVGPGDSAADMIAKAARPIFERLGREPAGQVDVLLTNVLLPDEPFMGVGAQAANRLGISPEWIVDLHNGGCASFMYMVSLARKIMADGSARTALIANVQNTAGQMFAQPGVRKKPHAAVPGDGCGVAYLELGGPSPVLGVRTRSVPAHSVDLGIATPDGRKYWEPGTSEMDIRFDDTKTTEILERGNTLVPELVTELLDGLGESPSAIDVLVTNQPNRIFLKNWREALDLDAKHHFDTFDTLGNLYGAAVPITLDQAARAGELRDGDLVVMSGFAHAGDFAAAAAVRWNAA, encoded by the coding sequence ATGCAACACCTGGGCATAACCGACTTCGGGAGCTATCTGCCCGAGAACGTGGTGGCGCCCGACTTCTTCCTGGACGAGGACGCCCCGCAGGACCCGCTCGCCGCCCTGCCCCTCTTCAAGGTGCCCCCGACCCGCCGCCACGTCGGCCCCGGCGACTCCGCCGCCGACATGATCGCCAAGGCCGCCCGCCCGATTTTCGAACGCCTCGGCCGCGAGCCGGCCGGCCAGGTCGACGTCCTGCTCACCAATGTGCTGCTGCCGGACGAGCCGTTCATGGGCGTCGGCGCCCAGGCCGCCAACCGCCTCGGCATCAGCCCGGAATGGATCGTGGACCTCCACAACGGCGGCTGCGCCTCGTTCATGTACATGGTGTCGCTGGCCCGGAAGATCATGGCGGACGGCTCGGCCCGCACCGCGCTGATCGCCAACGTGCAGAACACCGCGGGCCAGATGTTCGCCCAGCCGGGCGTGCGGAAGAAGCCGCACGCCGCCGTGCCCGGCGACGGCTGCGGGGTCGCCTATCTGGAGCTGGGCGGCCCCTCGCCGGTCCTCGGCGTGCGGACCCGCTCCGTCCCCGCCCACTCGGTGGATCTCGGCATCGCGACCCCGGACGGCCGCAAGTACTGGGAGCCGGGTACGAGCGAGATGGACATCAGGTTCGACGACACGAAGACGACGGAGATCCTCGAACGCGGCAACACCCTCGTTCCCGAGCTGGTCACCGAACTCCTCGACGGGCTGGGCGAGTCCCCGTCCGCGATCGACGTGCTCGTCACCAACCAGCCCAACCGGATCTTCCTCAAGAACTGGCGGGAGGCGCTGGACCTGGACGCCAAGCACCACTTCGACACGTTCGACACCCTGGGCAATCTCTACGGCGCGGCCGTCCCCATCACGCTCGACCAGGCCGCCCGCGCCGGGGAGTTGCGCGACGGCGACCTCGTCGTGATGTCGGGCTTCGCCCACGCGGGGGACTTCGCCGCCGCCGCGGCCGTGCGCTGGAACGCCGCATGA
- a CDS encoding type I polyketide synthase translates to MAAAHSADRSDDSVARIHPFAARLTDLPDDDRHPAVLQLVREQTAGLLGTAPHTIDPDRAYRDYGYNSLAAVELTGRLGKAVGLKLPLTLLFDHPTPADVAGHLLSLLGFPPVSTTAAPDEPEAPTGESSTDEDDDPVAVVGMACRYPGGVGSPAELWDVVARGLDVVGDFPTDRGWDLDRLIDPDPDRPGTSYAASGGFLDGVTEFDADFFGIGRTEALAMDPQQRLLLQTVWETLEDAGLDPTSLRRSPTGVYIGSSGQDYEQVARFGPGELEGYWGIGSAGSVLSGRVSYVYGLEGPALTVDTACSSSLVSVHLAAQALRRGECSLALAGGVAVMATPKIFTEFSRQRALSPDGRCKSYAQAADGTGWSEGIGVILLERLSDARRNGHRVLGLIRGTAVNQDGASNGLTAPNGPSQTRVITQALTDARLKPRDIDAVEGHGTGTTLGDPIEIDALHTAYGQHREPGQPPLHLGSLKSNIGHSQAAAGIGGLIKMLMALRHETLPATLHVDRPTGNADWPGTVSLLTEPRPWPRTPDHARRAAISAFGVGGTNAHVIVEEPPGAADEPAPDDAKAGPVAWTLSAKSEAALRDQARRLHTHLTTHHPDAAPADIATALAHTRTHHPHRAAVTGETADELLAALDTFARDELPPGAFTGRATTGRTAFLFPGQGTQWLGMGRELAAAHPHFAETLRACADALAPHTDWSLDEVLSGAPGAPPLDRVDVVQPALWAVMVSLAELWRHHGVRPDAVVGHSQGEIAAACVAGGLSLEDAARVVALRSRAIRALEGQGGMVSVTAPSGRLLPLLAPWGDRISVAAVNGPSSTIVSGTPEALTGLLDTCAEAGVWARRINVDYASHSAQVEGLRARLAEDLAPVTPRGGDVRFHSTVTGGEFATGGLDAGYWFRNLRQTVRFEETVRGLLAQGYTMFIEVSPHPVLGVAVEQIIETAGAGDEPASVIGSLHRDDGGPRRFTAALAEAHTHGAPVAWATVHDPARARRVTLPTYPFRAERFWAAPRATADGADGDVAGAGLRSTGHPLLAAAVERADGDGWLFTGRLSRDTHPWLTDHAVYGTVLVPGTAFVELAAHAGAQTGCGVVEELTIEEPLAIADGGAVDLQTSVGEPDALGRRPIAVHSRPTGGTSGADPADWTRHATGLLAPDAGQPTPDAATFAAWPPPDAVPLPVDGLYDELADRGFGYGPVFQGLRAAWRRGDTLLADVELGAEAGAFGLHPALLDAAFHARLTELTGPGAESGQAWLPFTWSGVRLLRPGATRLRVTLAPLGAGTGPGTVRMTAADETGTPVVSVDAVVARPVSQAQLASLRTTADSLFRLDWTPLPAVSVSSASPAVHWAVLGDALPEASDADAPRHADPATLAGVIAEGTAAPEAVLVAAGHPDPHDTAHRTFALLRAWLDEERLATTRLVFVTRGAVATAPGADVDTGQAPLWGLVRSAQSEHPGRFVLADLDGDAASWQALPAALESGEPQLAIRAGRPHVPRLVRARGAAGGPLAFDPDGTVLITGGTSGLGALVARHLAAEHGARHLLLASRRGRAAPGAAALAEELAALGAGVTVAACDVADRDEVAALLAAVPAAHPLTAVVHSAGVLDDGLIESLTPERLDRVLRPKVDAARHLHELTANAEGLASFVLFSSVAGTVGGPGQGNYAAANTFLDALAQSRRARGLPAVSLAWGLWEEASDMTRHLGGSGVDRLGRSGLAPLTNEEGLRLFDAVHGTADALLVPALLDTAALRAQARDDALPATLRGLAPAAAARPADASSGAALAARVAAAPEEERDALVLEVVAAQVAEVLGHTGADAVAPERAFQEMGLDSLGAVRLRNRLQQATGLTLPSTLAFAHPTVAALARHVRSLIEERSDVGAAARESGVLGELDRLAGLLASVPAAEVTGISARLRSLLGELESRNGDAGAPATGDRIESATADEIFDLIDNDLGVR, encoded by the coding sequence ATGGCTGCTGCTCATTCGGCTGATCGTTCGGACGACTCCGTGGCGCGGATCCATCCGTTCGCGGCCCGCCTCACCGACCTGCCCGACGACGACCGGCACCCGGCCGTGCTCCAGTTGGTCCGGGAGCAGACCGCCGGGCTGCTCGGCACCGCCCCCCACACCATCGACCCGGACCGCGCGTACCGCGACTACGGCTACAACTCCCTGGCCGCCGTCGAGTTGACCGGCCGGCTCGGCAAGGCGGTCGGCCTCAAGCTGCCGCTCACCCTCCTCTTCGACCACCCGACCCCCGCCGACGTGGCCGGGCATCTGCTCTCGCTGCTCGGCTTCCCGCCCGTGTCCACCACCGCCGCGCCCGACGAACCCGAGGCGCCGACGGGCGAGTCGAGCACCGACGAGGACGACGACCCGGTGGCCGTCGTGGGCATGGCCTGCCGCTATCCCGGCGGTGTCGGCTCCCCGGCCGAGCTGTGGGACGTGGTCGCGCGCGGCCTGGACGTGGTCGGGGACTTCCCCACCGACCGTGGCTGGGACCTGGACCGGCTCATCGACCCCGACCCGGACCGGCCCGGCACGAGCTACGCGGCATCCGGCGGATTCCTCGACGGCGTCACGGAGTTCGACGCGGACTTCTTCGGCATCGGCCGGACCGAGGCACTGGCCATGGACCCGCAGCAGCGGCTGCTGCTGCAGACCGTCTGGGAGACCCTGGAGGACGCCGGGCTCGACCCGACGTCGCTCAGACGATCCCCCACCGGCGTCTACATCGGCAGCAGCGGCCAGGACTACGAACAGGTCGCCCGGTTCGGGCCCGGGGAGTTGGAGGGGTACTGGGGGATCGGCTCGGCGGGGAGCGTGCTCTCCGGCCGGGTCTCCTACGTCTACGGCCTCGAAGGACCGGCCCTCACCGTCGACACCGCCTGCTCCTCTTCCCTCGTCAGCGTCCACCTGGCGGCACAGGCCCTGCGGCGCGGCGAATGCTCCCTCGCCCTCGCCGGCGGTGTCGCCGTGATGGCGACGCCCAAGATCTTCACGGAGTTCAGTCGCCAGCGCGCCCTCTCCCCCGACGGCCGGTGCAAGTCGTACGCCCAGGCCGCCGACGGCACCGGCTGGTCCGAGGGTATCGGCGTCATCCTGCTGGAACGGCTCAGCGACGCCCGGCGCAACGGCCACCGCGTCCTGGGCCTGATCCGCGGCACAGCCGTCAACCAGGACGGCGCGAGCAACGGCCTCACCGCGCCCAACGGCCCGTCCCAGACCCGCGTCATCACCCAGGCCCTCACCGACGCCCGGCTGAAGCCGCGGGACATCGACGCCGTCGAGGGTCACGGCACCGGCACCACTCTCGGCGACCCCATCGAGATCGACGCCCTCCACACCGCCTACGGACAGCACCGCGAGCCGGGCCAACCACCCCTCCACCTCGGCTCGTTGAAGTCCAACATCGGCCATAGCCAGGCGGCGGCCGGGATCGGCGGACTGATCAAGATGCTGATGGCCCTCCGCCACGAGACGCTGCCCGCCACCCTCCACGTCGACCGGCCCACCGGCAACGCGGACTGGCCGGGCACCGTCAGCCTCCTCACCGAGCCCCGGCCCTGGCCCCGCACCCCCGACCACGCCCGCCGCGCCGCCATCTCCGCGTTCGGCGTCGGCGGCACCAACGCCCATGTCATCGTGGAAGAGCCACCCGGCGCGGCGGACGAACCCGCGCCGGACGACGCCAAAGCCGGACCGGTGGCCTGGACGCTGTCCGCCAAGTCCGAGGCGGCGCTGCGCGATCAGGCCCGCCGCCTCCACACCCACCTCACCACCCACCACCCGGACGCCGCCCCGGCCGACATCGCCACCGCCCTCGCCCACACCCGGACCCATCACCCGCACCGGGCCGCCGTCACGGGCGAGACCGCGGATGAACTCCTCGCCGCCCTCGACACCTTCGCACGCGACGAGCTGCCGCCGGGCGCCTTCACGGGCCGGGCCACCACCGGCAGGACGGCCTTCCTCTTCCCCGGCCAGGGCACCCAGTGGCTCGGCATGGGCCGCGAACTCGCCGCCGCCCACCCCCACTTCGCCGAAACGCTGCGGGCCTGCGCCGACGCGCTCGCCCCGCACACGGACTGGTCGCTGGACGAGGTGCTCAGCGGCGCGCCCGGGGCGCCGCCGCTCGACCGCGTCGACGTCGTCCAGCCCGCGCTGTGGGCCGTGATGGTCTCGCTGGCCGAGCTGTGGCGCCACCACGGGGTGCGGCCGGACGCGGTCGTCGGCCACTCGCAGGGCGAGATCGCCGCCGCCTGCGTGGCGGGCGGCCTCTCCCTCGAAGACGCCGCCCGCGTCGTGGCGTTGCGCAGCCGCGCGATCCGCGCTCTGGAGGGCCAGGGCGGCATGGTGTCCGTGACCGCCCCGTCCGGGCGGCTGCTGCCGCTGCTGGCGCCGTGGGGTGACCGGATCTCCGTCGCGGCGGTCAACGGCCCTTCCTCCACCATCGTTTCCGGCACGCCGGAGGCCCTGACCGGTCTGCTCGACACGTGCGCCGAGGCCGGGGTCTGGGCCCGGCGCATCAACGTGGACTACGCCTCACACTCCGCGCAGGTCGAGGGCCTGCGGGCGCGGCTGGCCGAGGACTTGGCACCGGTCACGCCGCGCGGCGGTGACGTGCGTTTCCACTCCACCGTCACCGGCGGCGAGTTCGCCACGGGGGGGCTCGACGCGGGCTACTGGTTCCGCAATCTGCGGCAGACCGTCCGCTTCGAGGAGACCGTGCGGGGCCTGCTCGCCCAGGGCTACACCATGTTCATCGAGGTCAGCCCGCACCCGGTGCTCGGCGTCGCGGTCGAGCAGATCATCGAGACGGCGGGCGCCGGGGACGAGCCGGCGAGCGTCATCGGCTCCCTGCACCGCGACGACGGCGGCCCCCGCCGGTTCACCGCCGCGCTCGCCGAGGCCCACACGCACGGCGCGCCCGTGGCGTGGGCGACGGTCCACGACCCGGCCCGCGCCCGCCGCGTCACGCTGCCCACCTACCCGTTCCGCGCCGAACGCTTCTGGGCCGCGCCGCGCGCCACCGCCGACGGCGCCGACGGCGACGTGGCCGGGGCTGGGCTGCGGTCCACCGGGCACCCGCTGCTGGCCGCGGCCGTCGAACGGGCCGACGGCGACGGGTGGTTGTTCACCGGTCGGCTCTCCCGCGACACCCACCCCTGGCTCACCGACCACGCCGTCTACGGCACGGTCCTGGTGCCCGGCACCGCCTTCGTCGAACTGGCCGCGCACGCCGGGGCGCAGACCGGCTGCGGGGTGGTCGAGGAGCTGACGATCGAGGAGCCGCTGGCCATCGCGGACGGCGGCGCGGTCGATCTCCAGACCTCGGTCGGGGAGCCGGACGCCCTCGGGCGCCGCCCGATCGCCGTCCACTCCCGCCCCACCGGCGGCACTTCCGGCGCGGACCCGGCCGACTGGACCCGGCACGCCACCGGACTCCTCGCGCCCGACGCCGGGCAACCCACCCCCGACGCGGCGACCTTCGCCGCCTGGCCGCCGCCGGACGCCGTGCCGCTGCCCGTCGATGGCCTCTACGACGAACTCGCGGACCGGGGCTTCGGCTACGGCCCGGTCTTCCAAGGACTGCGCGCGGCCTGGCGGCGCGGCGACACCCTGCTCGCCGATGTCGAGCTCGGCGCGGAGGCCGGCGCCTTCGGCCTGCACCCGGCGCTGCTCGACGCCGCGTTCCACGCCCGGCTGACCGAACTGACCGGCCCGGGCGCGGAGTCGGGACAGGCGTGGCTGCCGTTCACCTGGTCCGGCGTGCGGCTGCTGCGGCCCGGGGCGACCCGGCTGCGGGTCACCCTGGCCCCGCTCGGCGCGGGCACCGGCCCGGGAACGGTCCGGATGACGGCGGCCGACGAGACCGGCACACCGGTCGTCTCGGTCGACGCGGTGGTCGCCCGGCCGGTGAGCCAGGCCCAGTTGGCGTCGCTGCGCACCACCGCCGATTCGCTGTTCCGGCTCGACTGGACGCCGCTGCCCGCCGTTTCCGTCTCGTCCGCGTCACCGGCCGTCCACTGGGCGGTGCTCGGTGACGCCCTGCCCGAGGCGTCCGACGCCGACGCGCCGCGTCACGCCGACCCGGCCACGCTCGCCGGGGTCATCGCCGAGGGAACGGCCGCCCCCGAAGCGGTGCTGGTCGCGGCCGGTCACCCCGACCCGCACGACACCGCGCACCGGACCTTCGCCCTGCTGCGGGCCTGGCTGGACGAGGAGCGACTGGCCACGACCAGGCTGGTGTTCGTCACCCGGGGCGCCGTGGCCACCGCGCCCGGGGCCGATGTCGACACCGGCCAGGCGCCGTTGTGGGGCCTGGTCCGCTCGGCCCAGTCCGAACACCCCGGGCGGTTCGTCCTCGCGGACCTCGACGGTGACGCCGCCTCCTGGCAGGCGCTGCCCGCCGCCCTCGAATCCGGCGAACCACAGCTCGCGATCCGCGCCGGCCGGCCGCACGTTCCCCGCCTGGTCCGGGCCCGGGGCGCGGCGGGCGGCCCGCTGGCGTTCGACCCCGACGGCACGGTCCTGATCACCGGCGGCACCAGCGGCCTCGGCGCCCTCGTCGCCCGGCACCTGGCCGCCGAACACGGCGCCCGCCACCTGCTGCTGGCCAGCCGGCGCGGCCGAGCCGCCCCCGGCGCCGCCGCGTTGGCGGAGGAGCTGGCCGCGCTCGGCGCCGGCGTCACGGTAGCCGCCTGCGACGTGGCCGACCGCGACGAGGTCGCGGCGCTGCTGGCCGCCGTGCCCGCCGCGCACCCACTGACCGCCGTCGTCCACTCGGCCGGAGTGCTGGACGACGGCCTGATCGAGTCCCTCACCCCCGAGCGGCTGGACCGGGTGCTGCGCCCGAAGGTCGACGCCGCCCGACACCTGCATGAACTGACCGCGAACGCCGAGGGCTTGGCGTCGTTCGTGCTCTTCTCCTCGGTCGCGGGCACGGTCGGCGGCCCCGGACAGGGCAACTACGCCGCCGCCAACACCTTCCTGGACGCCCTCGCCCAATCGCGCCGCGCCCGGGGCCTGCCCGCCGTCTCGCTCGCCTGGGGACTGTGGGAGGAGGCCAGCGACATGACCCGGCACCTCGGCGGCTCCGGCGTGGACCGGCTGGGCCGCTCCGGGCTCGCGCCGCTGACGAACGAGGAGGGGCTGCGGCTGTTCGACGCCGTGCACGGAACGGCCGACGCGCTGCTCGTCCCGGCCCTGCTCGACACCGCCGCGCTGCGCGCCCAGGCCCGGGACGACGCGCTGCCCGCGACGCTGCGCGGGCTGGCGCCCGCCGCGGCGGCCCGCCCGGCCGACGCCTCCTCCGGGGCGGCGCTCGCCGCCCGCGTCGCCGCCGCTCCGGAGGAGGAGCGCGACGCGCTGGTGCTGGAGGTGGTCGCGGCCCAGGTCGCGGAAGTGCTCGGGCACACGGGCGCCGACGCGGTGGCCCCGGAACGGGCGTTCCAGGAGATGGGGCTCGACTCGCTCGGCGCCGTGCGCCTGCGCAACCGCCTCCAGCAGGCCACCGGCCTCACCCTGCCGTCCACTCTCGCGTTCGCGCACCCCACCGTCGCGGCGCTGGCCCGGCACGTCAGGTCGCTGATCGAGGAACGCTCCGACGTGGGGGCCGCCGCACGGGAGTCCGGGGTGCTCGGGGAGCTGGACCGACTCGCCGGGCTGCTGGCTTCGGTCCCGGCGGCCGAGGTGACCGGGATCAGCGCCCGACTGCGCTCCCTGCTCGGTGAGTTGGAGAGCCGGAACGGCGACGCCGGCGCGCCAGCCACCGGCGACCGGATCGAATCGGCCACCGCCGACGAGATCTTCGACCTGATCGACAACGACCTGGGGGTGCGCTGA
- a CDS encoding type I polyketide synthase — protein MSDVNNDKVLRYLKRVTAELQSTREQMRLTEQRATEPVAIVGMACRYPGGVGSPAELWDVVADGRDVMSEFPADRGWDLESLFHPDPDHAGTSYAAAGGFLDGATEFDADFFGIGRIEALAMDPQQRLLLQTVWETLEDAGLDPAALRGSRTGVYVGTTGQDYSFLSAAGPGELEGYWGIGSAGSVLSGRVSYVYGLEGPALTVDTACSSSLVGVHLAAQALRRDECSLALAGGVTVMATPKTFTEFSRQRGLAPDGRCKSYAQAADGTGWSEGVGLVLLERLGDARRNGHRVLGLVRGTAVNQDGASNGLTAPNGPSQTRVIAQALTDARLEPRDVDAVEGHGTGTTLGDPIEIDALHTAYGQHREPGQPPLHLGSLKSNIGHTQAAAGIGGLIKMVMALRHETLPATLHVDRPTGNADWPGTVSLLTEPRPWPRTPDHARRAAISAFGISGTNAHIVIEEAAEEDVAGEPAGEPARGPVAWALSATSGAALRDQARRLHTHLTAHHPDAAPADIATALLHTRARHPHRAAITGGTRDELLAALDTFARGELPPGAFTGEATTGQTAFLFPGQGSQRPGMGRELAAAYPHFAQALDAVCAELDPRLPRPLREVMFAAEGTPEAALLDQTGYAQPALFAVGVALYRLIESWGFRPDLLLGHSVGEIAAAHVSGALALGDAAALVAARGRLMQALPPGGGMLAVEATEEEIRAALADTGTGTDSDTDGRLGVAAVNGPRAVVVSGPADALAGFEPRWRTLGRRTRRLRVSHAFHSPHMLRPMLGELATVARELRAGRPTIPVVSNLTGKPLDAHTLASPDYWVRHAEQPVRFHDGVRALEDAGATAYLEIGPGGVLTAMARDCLAAPSMAVLAPTLNAKRPEPDSLLGALAELHTRGAAGDLAGLYDPAAARRVTLPSYAFQRRRYWLDAAPPARTAAITPDGAASPGTAETPGTAETPGTPQTSQTAEAPRDMLAVVTAEAAGILGYDPGETVDADRTLLELGIDSMGAVRLQQRLTAVTGLDLPPTLLVDHPTPAALAAHLRTLLGQDDTPPLAQPEPTPGGGTFTGLLRAAHAHGELAGAVPLLTAAAAYRPAFTDPAELPEPPAAVLVSDGPARPAVVCVPSFLAGSGPHQFARLAAAFEPRLRTSALTLPGFGGALGTPPPATWRAAIDALAAGALAAAEGQPLLLAGHSIGGVLAHAVAATLERAGHRVAGVVLIDTYEPDPAQRAEVFGWAMGHILGRDHAYIDINDDNILAMGGYLRLFDGWAAESADRLDAPALLLTAARRPDAPRAGTWTLWRAVDTVEPVPGDHFSLLEDDAALTARTVGDWLRKETACNTWA, from the coding sequence ATGTCCGACGTCAACAACGACAAGGTGCTGCGCTATCTCAAGCGCGTCACCGCCGAACTCCAGTCCACCCGCGAGCAGATGCGGCTCACGGAGCAGCGGGCCACCGAGCCCGTGGCGATCGTGGGCATGGCCTGCCGCTATCCCGGCGGTGTCGGCTCCCCGGCCGAGCTGTGGGACGTGGTCGCGGACGGGCGCGATGTGATGTCGGAGTTCCCGGCCGATCGCGGCTGGGACCTGGAGTCCCTGTTCCATCCCGACCCCGACCACGCGGGCACGAGCTACGCGGCGGCGGGCGGATTCCTCGACGGCGCCACCGAGTTCGACGCGGACTTCTTCGGCATCGGCCGGATCGAGGCGCTGGCCATGGACCCGCAGCAGCGGCTGCTGCTGCAGACCGTCTGGGAGACCCTGGAGGACGCCGGGCTCGACCCGGCCGCGCTGCGCGGCTCGCGGACGGGTGTCTACGTGGGCACCACCGGTCAGGACTACTCGTTCCTCTCGGCCGCCGGGCCCGGGGAGTTGGAGGGGTACTGGGGGATCGGCTCGGCGGGGAGCGTGCTCTCCGGCCGGGTCTCCTACGTCTACGGCCTCGAAGGACCGGCCCTCACCGTCGACACCGCCTGCTCCTCCTCCCTCGTCGGCGTCCACCTGGCGGCACAGGCCCTGCGGCGCGACGAGTGCTCGCTCGCCCTGGCGGGAGGCGTGACCGTGATGGCGACGCCCAAGACCTTCACGGAGTTCAGCCGCCAGCGCGGTCTGGCCCCGGACGGCCGGTGCAAGTCGTACGCCCAGGCGGCGGACGGCACCGGCTGGTCGGAGGGGGTCGGCCTGGTGCTGCTGGAGCGGCTCGGCGACGCCCGGCGCAACGGCCACCGCGTCCTGGGCCTGGTGCGCGGCACGGCGGTCAACCAGGACGGCGCGAGCAACGGCCTCACCGCGCCCAACGGCCCGTCCCAGACCCGGGTGATCGCCCAGGCCCTCACCGACGCGCGCCTCGAACCCCGGGACGTCGACGCCGTCGAGGGTCACGGCACCGGCACCACTCTCGGCGACCCCATCGAGATCGACGCCCTCCACACCGCCTACGGACAACACCGCGAGCCGGGCCAACCACCCCTCCACCTCGGCTCGTTGAAGTCCAACATCGGGCACACCCAGGCGGCGGCCGGGATCGGCGGACTGATCAAGATGGTCATGGCCCTCCGCCACGAGACGCTGCCCGCCACCCTCCACGTCGACCGGCCCACCGGCAACGCGGACTGGCCGGGCACCGTCAGCCTCCTCACCGAGCCCCGGCCCTGGCCCCGCACCCCCGACCACGCCCGCCGCGCCGCCATCTCCGCGTTCGGGATCAGCGGGACCAACGCCCACATCGTCATCGAGGAGGCGGCCGAGGAGGACGTGGCCGGGGAGCCGGCGGGAGAGCCCGCCCGGGGCCCGGTGGCGTGGGCGTTGTCCGCCACGTCCGGGGCGGCGCTGCGCGATCAGGCCCGCCGCCTCCACACCCACCTCACCGCCCACCACCCGGACGCCGCCCCGGCCGACATCGCCACCGCCCTCCTCCACACCCGGGCACGGCACCCCCACCGGGCCGCGATCACCGGCGGCACCCGTGACGAACTCCTCGCCGCCCTCGACACCTTCGCGCGCGGCGAGCTGCCGCCGGGCGCCTTCACGGGCGAGGCCACCACTGGCCAAACCGCCTTCCTCTTCCCCGGCCAGGGCTCGCAGCGCCCCGGGATGGGCCGCGAACTCGCCGCCGCGTACCCTCACTTCGCGCAGGCACTTGACGCGGTCTGCGCGGAGCTGGACCCGCGCCTGCCACGGCCGCTGCGCGAGGTGATGTTCGCCGCCGAGGGCACCCCCGAGGCGGCGCTGCTGGACCAGACGGGATACGCCCAGCCCGCGCTGTTCGCCGTGGGGGTCGCCCTCTACCGGCTGATCGAGTCCTGGGGCTTCCGGCCGGATCTGCTGCTGGGCCACTCGGTCGGGGAGATCGCCGCCGCCCACGTCTCCGGCGCCCTCGCCCTGGGCGATGCCGCCGCCCTGGTCGCCGCGCGCGGCCGGCTGATGCAGGCGCTGCCGCCCGGCGGCGGGATGCTCGCCGTCGAGGCGACCGAGGAGGAGATCCGCGCCGCCCTGGCCGACACCGGCACCGGCACCGACTCCGACACCGACGGCCGGCTCGGCGTCGCGGCGGTCAACGGCCCCCGCGCGGTGGTCGTTTCCGGTCCCGCCGACGCGCTCGCCGGCTTCGAGCCGCGGTGGCGGACCCTCGGCCGGCGCACGCGGCGGCTGCGCGTCAGCCACGCCTTTCACTCACCGCACATGCTGCGCCCGATGCTCGGCGAACTCGCCACCGTCGCACGGGAACTGAGAGCCGGCCGACCCACGATCCCAGTCGTCTCCAACCTCACCGGCAAGCCGCTCGACGCCCACACCCTCGCCTCACCCGACTACTGGGTGCGCCACGCGGAACAGCCGGTCCGCTTCCACGACGGCGTGCGGGCCCTGGAGGACGCGGGCGCCACGGCCTACCTGGAGATCGGCCCCGGCGGAGTCCTCACCGCCATGGCCCGCGACTGCCTCGCCGCCCCCTCGATGGCCGTGCTGGCGCCGACGCTCAACGCCAAGCGCCCGGAACCGGATTCGCTGCTCGGCGCGCTGGCCGAGCTGCACACGCGCGGCGCGGCCGGGGATCTCGCCGGGCTCTACGACCCGGCCGCCGCCCGCCGCGTCACGCTCCCGTCCTACGCCTTCCAGCGGCGGCGCTACTGGCTCGACGCCGCTCCCCCGGCCCGGACGGCCGCCATCACGCCCGACGGCGCCGCGTCACCCGGCACCGCGGAGACGCCCGGCACCGCGGAGACGCCCGGCACCCCACAGACTTCCCAAACCGCCGAGGCGCCCCGCGACATGCTCGCCGTGGTCACCGCCGAGGCGGCCGGCATCCTCGGCTACGACCCCGGCGAGACCGTCGACGCCGACCGCACCCTGCTGGAGCTGGGCATCGACTCCATGGGCGCGGTCAGGCTCCAGCAGCGACTCACCGCCGTCACCGGCCTCGACCTCCCCCCGACCCTCCTGGTCGACCACCCCACCCCGGCCGCGCTCGCCGCCCATCTGCGCACGCTGCTCGGCCAGGACGACACTCCGCCCCTGGCACAGCCCGAACCGACGCCGGGCGGCGGCACGTTCACCGGGCTGCTGCGGGCCGCCCACGCGCACGGCGAACTCGCGGGCGCCGTACCACTGCTGACCGCCGCCGCCGCGTACCGCCCGGCGTTCACCGACCCGGCCGAGCTGCCCGAACCGCCCGCCGCCGTCCTGGTCTCCGACGGGCCGGCCCGGCCCGCCGTCGTCTGCGTGCCGTCGTTCCTCGCCGGTTCCGGACCACACCAGTTCGCGCGCCTCGCCGCCGCGTTCGAGCCCAGGCTCCGCACCTCCGCGCTGACCCTCCCCGGCTTCGGCGGTGCCCTTGGCACGCCACCGCCCGCCACCTGGCGGGCCGCGATCGACGCGCTCGCCGCCGGGGCGCTGGCCGCCGCCGAGGGCCAACCCCTCCTGCTCGCGGGCCACTCCATCGGCGGCGTGCTCGCCCACGCCGTCGCCGCCACCCTCGAACGCGCCGGACACCGCGTCGCCGGCGTCGTCCTGATCGACACCTACGAGCCCGATCCCGCCCAGCGCGCCGAGGTGTTCGGGTGGGCCATGGGCCACATCCTCGGCCGCGACCACGCCTACATCGACATCAACGACGACAACATCCTGGCCATGGGCGGCTATCTGCGGCTGTTCGACGGATGGGCGGCCGAGTCGGCCGACCGGCTCGACGCCCCGGCGCTGCTCCTGACCGCCGCCCGCCGCCCGGACGCGCCGCGCGCCGGGACCTGGACCCTGTGGCGCGCGGTGGACACCGTCGAGCCCGTGCCGGGCGACCACTTCTCCCTGCTTGAGGACGACGCGGCCCTGACCGCGCGGACGGTCGGAGACTGGCTTCGAAAGGAAACAGCATGCAACACCTGGGCATAA